A window from Acinonyx jubatus isolate Ajub_Pintada_27869175 chromosome E1, VMU_Ajub_asm_v1.0, whole genome shotgun sequence encodes these proteins:
- the LOC106987333 gene encoding LOW QUALITY PROTEIN: olfactory receptor-like protein DTMT (The sequence of the model RefSeq protein was modified relative to this genomic sequence to represent the inferred CDS: substituted 1 base at 1 genomic stop codon): MTERNQTVVSEFLLLGLPIEPEQWNLFCALFLAVYVTTVLGNLLIVVLILLDSHLHMPMYLFLSNXSFSDPCFSSVTMPKLLQNMQSQVPPLPYASCLAQMYCYLFLGVLESFLIVAMAYGRCVAICFPLHYTTIMSPKLCLSLVVLSWVLTTAHAMLHTLLMAKLSFCADNIIPRFFCDMSALLKLACSDTRVNELVIFIMGGLILVIPFLLIVMSYARIVSSILRVPSARGIVKAFSTCGSHPSVLSLFYGTVIGLYLCPSANNSAVEETVLAMMYTVVTPMLNPFIQSLRNRDMKGALGRVFWKKKVSFSLKW; this comes from the coding sequence ATGACAGAGAGGAACCAAACTGTCGTCTCAGAGTTCCTCCTTTTGGGTCTGCCCATCGAACCAGAGCAGTGGAATCTGTTCTGTGCTCTGTTCCTGGCTGTGTATGTTACCACCGTCCTGGGGAACCTTCTCATCGTCGTCCTCATTCTCCTGGACTCCCACCTCCACATGCCCATGTATTTGTTTCTTAGCAATTAATCCTTCTCTGACCCCTGCTTCTCCTCTGTCACAATGCCCAAACTGCTGCAGAACATGCAGAGCCAGGTCCCGCCCCTCCCCTATGCCAGCTGCCTGGCCCAGATGTATTGTTACTTGTTTTTAGGAGTTCTTGAGAGCTTCCTCATTGTTGCCATGGCCTATGGTCGCTGTGTGGCCATCTGTTTCCCCCTGCACTACACCACCATCATGAGCCccaagctctgtctctccttggtGGTGCTGTCCTGGGTGCTGACTACTGCCCATGCCATGTTGCACACCCTGCTCATGGCCAAGCTGTCCTTCTGTGCCGACAACATAATCCCCCGCTTTTTCTGTGACATGTCTGCTCTGCTGAAGCTAGCCTGCTCTGACACTCGAGTCAATGAGTTGGTGATATTTATCATGGGAGGGCTCATTCTCGTCATCCCATTCCTACTCATTGTCATGTCTTATGCACGGATTGTGTCCTCCATCCTCAGGGTCCCTTCTGCCAGGGGCATCGTCaaggccttctccacctgtggCTCCCACCCCTCCGTGCTGTCTCTCTTCTATGGGACAGTTATAGGTCTCTACTTGTGTCCATCAGCTAATAATTCTGCTGTTGAGGAGACTGTCTTGGCCATGATGTACACTGTGGTCACCCCCATGCTGAATCCCTTCATCCAAAGTCTGAGGAACAGAGACATGAAGGGAGCCCTGGGAAGAGtcttttggaaaaagaaagtatctttctctctaaaatggtAA